Below is a genomic region from Flammeovirgaceae bacterium SG7u.111.
ATCCATCAAGTTTGAAATATTTGCTTCTGTAAGGTTATGGCCCACGTTTTTAGCCAAAATTTCTACACAGTTCAATCTTTTATTCAGCTGCTCTAGGCTCTCTATAAAAAAAGCATATTTGTATTCTGGTTTGTGTCTTCCGCCAGTATCAATGTATTTTAGCTGAACAAGCCTTACCCTAAAGCTGATATTTGTGAGTACATTATACATTTTATATACTAAGTATTCGGTGAGGAGATATTGCTCGTACATATTTCCAGACTTGCATTCCACTACCATCTTCAACTTATCAAATTCTTGTAGTTCTTTAAGAATCGCCTTTTTCTTGGAAAGTTTGATTTTGAGAGGAGGGTAATAGCATACTTGTCTACGCATATTTCCCCTTGGCTTTATTCTGATTTTCCTTACTACTTTTACCGAATCTCTAAGAAAATAAGTCAATATTCCATCGCGGTATTCATCTACATACTTCTTCTTAACTATTTCCTTAAAATCAGCAGCGATGGTCATTTTCACTACCGTGGTGTCGGCAAAAAAGTCATAGTTGGCAGAAAAGTTATCAAATTGTTCCTTAAACTCTGGTGATGCCTTATAAAGTGAATCAAAGTCTTGTTGCGCCCAACTGATCTGATAAAAAAGTAGAAAAGCTAGAATAAGCAATTTGTTTCTCATCTGAGTGTAGGTTAATCAAGGTTCTTGTCAAAAAAATAGATTAATTGGAAGTTAAAAACTTGTCTTGTGGTTTCAAACTCTGCATCTAAATTATTTTTCGCTTGCCCTATCACATAATAAAAGGTGTACCTCCAGTTGAAGTCTCTCCTATAGCCCAGCCCAATCCGTGCATTAAATGTGTTGGCATATCGTTCGGTCAAGTCTTTTTGGCTCACAGGATAGAAAATTTCTCCATCTACAATACCATAAAAAGCCTTGTCCGACCCAAGCGTTTTCCGAAAGGGGAATTTAATTTGAAGCCTGTTTCTTATCCTTGTCGATTCTGCCCAGTCTTTAGGTTTGTAAAAGTTTTGATTCCTGTATTCCAGGCGGGAGCGGTTTGTGATATTTATCCTTCCCGAAAGCAATTGAATGATCAGCCCAGTATAAAACCGATATTCAAAAGAGCTGAAGCCTATGTCTTGTTTTACATGGGAAAGAAGAGTGCCCGCTTCTATATTATAAATAGAGTGGATATTGTAATCGATAGCTAATTGGTAATCTTGTCGTATGTAATCCCCTTCTTCATTTATATTCCAGATATACCTCACATAATTATTGAGGCGCAAGTTGGTGTTGAAGAAATACGCAAGTTGTACATCGGCTCTGCTTT
It encodes:
- a CDS encoding DUF2490 domain-containing protein, which codes for MNTVFYQIRGLTISTNGKITILATCLFFFLTLRPTFAQEESLLTTQSRADVQLAYFFNTNLRLNNYVRYIWNINEEGDYIRQDYQLAIDYNIHSIYNIEAGTLLSHVKQDIGFSSFEYRFYTGLIIQLLSGRINITNRSRLEYRNQNFYKPKDWAESTRIRNRLQIKFPFRKTLGSDKAFYGIVDGEIFYPVSQKDLTERYANTFNARIGLGYRRDFNWRYTFYYVIGQAKNNLDAEFETTRQVFNFQLIYFFDKNLD